In Nitrosarchaeum koreense MY1, one genomic interval encodes:
- a CDS encoding multicopper oxidase domain-containing protein — protein sequence MLFTIAAVAVMGATLFGSTYTQTQISGQSLDVSKMNADVIEQIHQMGGLQLVMPEAFAETDCGALADSGRKVVEFNLTGESVTLPIMGGKTYNAMTFSGQVPGPTLRVTQGDVVKMTLTIPAGEVTGHGNDMHASQMSASNFESVNPGETSQYCYIAQSAGTFKYHCSGVKLIGMDQHVLSGMYGIAIVDPIDGYNKLMVEKTAVSNGKVTLDRQFYDADALEFTLQYNQLYLTPEGNYDAGKMFGHQNTATVVNGMQFGYVPNMVHNLLVKGDANKNIFVAQPWNGLEHKQYQSQLLFVENDQHVRLFVENQGNEPVFFHIVGEILDRVTQGNRVQSAATETWLLGGSQGMIVDLVFDEPGAYAAVNHDYAAIYTGAATVFVAGDPFGLNPRLVDAGVIPAPVPSYAYALGNPSDAVPPMGMNSIAHPAVNVHGLYTDEVASAKIASGALPLWEIVPTLPPIP from the coding sequence ATGCTCTTTACTATTGCAGCAGTCGCTGTAATGGGAGCAACGCTATTCGGAAGCACATACACACAAACCCAAATTAGTGGACAATCACTCGACGTTTCAAAAATGAATGCCGATGTAATTGAACAAATCCATCAAATGGGCGGTTTACAGCTTGTAATGCCAGAGGCATTCGCAGAAACTGATTGTGGCGCATTAGCAGACTCTGGACGAAAAGTCGTAGAGTTCAACTTGACTGGTGAAAGTGTTACCCTTCCAATCATGGGAGGAAAGACATACAATGCAATGACCTTTAGTGGACAAGTCCCAGGACCAACACTAAGAGTTACTCAAGGTGATGTCGTAAAAATGACACTAACAATCCCAGCAGGTGAAGTTACTGGACACGGTAACGACATGCATGCATCACAAATGTCAGCAAGTAACTTTGAATCCGTTAATCCGGGTGAAACAAGTCAATACTGCTACATTGCTCAGTCAGCTGGTACTTTCAAATACCATTGTTCTGGTGTAAAACTCATTGGAATGGATCAACACGTTCTATCCGGCATGTACGGAATTGCAATAGTTGACCCAATCGATGGTTACAACAAATTAATGGTCGAGAAAACAGCAGTTAGTAATGGCAAAGTAACATTGGACAGACAGTTCTACGATGCAGATGCATTAGAGTTCACACTCCAATACAACCAATTGTACCTTACACCTGAAGGTAATTATGATGCCGGAAAAATGTTCGGACATCAAAACACTGCAACAGTTGTTAACGGAATGCAATTCGGTTATGTACCAAACATGGTTCACAACTTGCTCGTTAAAGGCGATGCAAACAAGAACATATTTGTTGCACAACCATGGAATGGACTTGAACACAAGCAGTACCAATCACAACTCTTGTTTGTTGAAAATGATCAACATGTAAGACTCTTTGTTGAAAACCAAGGTAACGAACCAGTATTTTTCCACATTGTTGGTGAAATCTTGGACAGAGTTACACAAGGTAACAGAGTACAATCCGCAGCAACTGAAACATGGTTACTCGGTGGCTCACAAGGAATGATTGTTGATTTGGTATTTGACGAACCAGGTGCATATGCCGCAGTTAATCACGACTATGCCGCAATTTACACTGGCGCAGCTACAGTATTTGTAGCAGGTGATCCATTTGGATTGAATCCAAGATTGGTTGATGCAGGAGTAATTCCAGCACCAGTTCCATCATATGCTTACGCATTGGGTAACCCAAGTGATGCTGTCCCTCCAATGGGAATGAACAGTATTGCACATCCAGCAGTAAATGTACATGGTCTATACACTGACGAAGTCGCTTCCGCTAAAATAGCAAGCGGTGCATTGCCCTTATGGGAAATTGTACCAACTCTACCACCAATACCATAG
- a CDS encoding aspartate ammonia-lyase has translation MKFRLDEDSLGKVQIPSDAYYGAFTGRAVKQYHVTGNKAHPNLIKSFVMIKRSAAIANMKTKAIDAKCGNAIVSACDKILAGKFTDQFVIDMINSGAGTAFNMNSNEVIANVALEILHKKKGQYQHLHPNDHVNMSQSSNDTYPTAMHVAILINLKDAIPAIDTLIKSLTKKAKEFSSFKKIGRTHLMDALPVTLGSEFTAYATSITKARNVIVSSQKELQNIALGGTAVGTGANTPKGYRKIAIAELAKISKLSLVPEKDMQFGLQSKFAVANLSGALRNLALEIGKLANDIRLMASGPVAGLSELGIPAVHAGSSIMPGKVNPSLAECMNMICFNIIGNDTAVSYAAQSGQFELNVMMPGMLKCMLESTDMLKNFLPIFSANLIDGLSANKEKLQSNIENSPVIVTLLTPKIGYLKSAELFKESLKTGKSIRELVTSKKLMDNKEIDALFR, from the coding sequence ATGAAATTTAGATTAGATGAAGATTCCTTAGGCAAAGTCCAAATTCCTTCTGACGCATATTACGGAGCATTTACAGGAAGAGCAGTCAAACAATATCACGTAACAGGAAACAAAGCACATCCAAATTTAATAAAATCATTTGTCATGATAAAAAGATCTGCAGCAATTGCAAACATGAAGACAAAAGCAATTGATGCTAAATGTGGAAATGCAATAGTTTCTGCTTGTGATAAAATATTGGCTGGAAAATTCACAGACCAATTTGTAATCGATATGATCAATTCAGGTGCCGGAACAGCATTCAACATGAATTCAAATGAAGTGATTGCAAATGTGGCCTTAGAAATACTACACAAAAAGAAAGGTCAGTATCAACACTTACATCCAAATGATCATGTAAACATGTCACAGTCAAGTAACGATACTTATCCAACTGCAATGCATGTTGCAATTCTAATTAATCTAAAAGATGCAATTCCAGCAATTGACACATTAATAAAATCATTAACAAAAAAAGCAAAAGAATTTTCATCATTTAAAAAAATTGGAAGAACACATTTGATGGATGCATTACCAGTAACACTTGGAAGTGAATTTACAGCTTATGCTACATCAATTACAAAAGCACGAAATGTAATTGTTTCATCTCAAAAAGAATTACAAAACATAGCACTAGGAGGAACTGCAGTCGGTACTGGAGCCAACACTCCAAAAGGTTATAGAAAAATTGCAATAGCAGAACTTGCAAAGATTTCAAAGTTATCTCTAGTTCCAGAAAAAGATATGCAGTTTGGATTGCAAAGTAAATTTGCAGTAGCAAATCTTTCAGGGGCACTACGTAACTTAGCACTTGAAATTGGCAAACTTGCAAATGACATCAGATTAATGGCTTCAGGTCCAGTTGCAGGTCTTTCAGAATTAGGAATTCCCGCAGTGCATGCAGGCTCTTCCATCATGCCAGGCAAAGTAAACCCATCACTAGCAGAATGCATGAACATGATTTGCTTTAACATAATTGGAAATGATACAGCTGTGTCATATGCAGCACAAAGTGGACAGTTTGAACTAAATGTAATGATGCCAGGTATGCTAAAGTGCATGCTTGAATCTACAGACATGTTGAAAAATTTCTTACCAATATTTTCTGCAAATCTAATTGACGGATTATCTGCAAACAAAGAAAAACTTCAAAGTAATATAGAAAACAGTCCAGTGATCGTAACACTTCTCACACCAAAGATTGGTTATCTAAAATCTGCAGAACTGTTCAAAGAATCCCTAAAAACTGGAAAATCAATTAGAGAATTAGTTACATCAAAGAAACTGATGGACAATAAAGAAATTGATGCATTGTTTAGATAA
- a CDS encoding cell division protein FtsZ, whose protein sequence is MTFQVKEPILIIGLGGAGSKLAIQAKDTLNSDCLIISNDQKDLQSGNDSIKISTDSVINPSVQLIRGSTYKVADQIKSKISNYSTIILMTNLAGKTGSAISPVVSEICKESDRGLISFAIMPFKYEKDRIFNSGISLKRVKADSQCTVVLDNDSLLESNPDLSPKTCYKIANDAIMHVVSSLSSSEIPNETNILTTSKDGQKIEESLRDSLKMLYENAPPHSVKHSMLYVVGGNNIPAGVLNSISNLTNGILGESSSHIDMSSSSSESKIVMLSSIQGMTKFEKYDPLGMIPQEDTLDWTHPDCSIDYKLDLYQLE, encoded by the coding sequence ATGACTTTTCAAGTAAAAGAACCGATCTTAATTATTGGTTTAGGTGGCGCAGGCTCAAAATTAGCAATACAAGCCAAAGATACTCTAAATTCAGATTGTCTAATTATCAGCAATGATCAAAAAGACCTACAATCAGGAAATGATTCGATCAAGATTTCTACTGATTCAGTCATCAATCCATCTGTTCAGTTAATCAGAGGCTCAACATACAAAGTGGCAGACCAGATAAAGTCTAAAATTTCAAATTATTCTACAATCATACTAATGACCAATTTAGCAGGAAAAACAGGGTCTGCAATATCTCCCGTAGTCTCAGAAATTTGTAAAGAATCAGACAGAGGGCTAATTTCATTTGCAATAATGCCATTCAAATACGAAAAAGATAGAATTTTCAATTCAGGTATTTCATTAAAAAGAGTGAAAGCAGATTCACAGTGTACCGTTGTTCTAGATAACGATTCATTATTAGAAAGTAATCCAGATTTAAGCCCAAAGACATGTTACAAAATTGCAAATGATGCAATAATGCATGTAGTTAGTTCATTGAGTTCATCAGAAATTCCAAACGAAACAAACATACTAACAACTAGCAAAGATGGTCAAAAAATCGAAGAATCTTTAAGAGATTCACTCAAAATGCTATATGAAAATGCACCACCACACTCTGTAAAGCATTCAATGCTCTATGTGGTAGGCGGAAACAATATTCCAGCAGGAGTATTAAATTCAATTTCAAATCTAACCAATGGAATACTAGGTGAATCTAGTTCACATATTGATATGTCATCATCTTCAAGTGAATCAAAAATAGTAATGTTATCTTCTATTCAAGGAATGACAAAATTCGAAAAATATGATCCACTAGGAATGATTCCTCAAGAAGATACGCTTGATTGGACACATCCTGACTGTAGTATTGATTATAAATTAGATCTATACCAATTAGAATAA
- a CDS encoding NUDIX hydrolase — MDLKTLKSLLSSKINPVLENNGTNKLASVLVVIYGKEPFVVMTEKPKHLNFHAGEISFPGGKFDSSDSDLLDTALRETEEEIGLRISKEQVTGQLEPVVTLNSRFTILPFVSIVDEITSLSANNEVEKIFHIPLDPFLKTMAKDPDPSHNRIQEMFTFEYQNKIVWGASARILKQITHRLNS, encoded by the coding sequence ATGGATCTGAAAACTTTGAAATCATTACTCTCAAGTAAAATCAATCCTGTTTTAGAGAATAATGGAACAAACAAACTAGCATCTGTCCTTGTTGTGATTTATGGAAAAGAACCGTTTGTAGTTATGACTGAAAAACCAAAGCATCTGAATTTTCATGCTGGGGAAATTTCGTTTCCAGGAGGAAAATTCGATTCTAGTGATTCTGATCTTTTAGATACTGCATTACGTGAGACTGAAGAAGAAATTGGTTTGAGAATTTCAAAAGAACAAGTAACAGGACAACTGGAACCAGTTGTAACTCTTAATTCTCGTTTTACTATATTGCCATTTGTTTCAATAGTTGATGAAATCACATCGCTTTCAGCAAACAACGAAGTAGAAAAAATTTTTCATATTCCTTTAGATCCTTTTTTGAAAACAATGGCCAAGGATCCCGACCCAAGTCATAACCGAATTCAAGAAATGTTTACCTTTGAGTATCAAAATAAAATTGTCTGGGGAGCTTCTGCAAGAATACTAAAACAAATTACACATCGCCTAAATTCCTGA
- a CDS encoding 50S ribosomal protein L31e, translating to MSQELERVYTINLGKVLLSVDTHRAPRAINMIKEFARHHMKTSEIKIEEDLAHIIWSKGVRSPPRKIRVRMSKTDEGYILVSPFTDEPETPAKEVKKETPKETPAKEVKKETPKETPAKEVKKETPAKEVKKETPSKEVKKETPAKEVKKETPAKKTVKKSK from the coding sequence ATGTCTCAAGAATTAGAAAGAGTGTATACTATCAATTTAGGTAAAGTTTTACTTTCAGTGGATACGCATCGTGCACCACGAGCCATTAACATGATTAAAGAATTTGCTCGACATCACATGAAGACATCTGAAATCAAAATTGAAGAAGATCTTGCTCATATTATTTGGTCAAAAGGAGTACGTAGTCCTCCACGAAAAATTAGAGTTAGAATGAGTAAAACAGATGAAGGTTACATTTTGGTTTCCCCATTTACTGATGAACCAGAAACTCCAGCTAAAGAAGTAAAGAAAGAAACACCAAAAGAAACTCCAGCTAAAGAAGTAAAGAAAGAAACACCAAAAGAAACTCCAGCTAAAGAAGTAAAGAAAGAAACTCCAGCTAAAGAAGTAAAGAAAGAAACTCCATCTAAAGAAGTAAAGAAAGAAACTCCAGCTAAAGAAGTAAAGAAAGAAACTCCAGCTAAAAAAACAGTTAAAAAATCTAAATAA
- a CDS encoding tRNA (N(6)-L-threonylcarbamoyladenosine(37)-C(2))-methylthiotransferase produces MAKIFVEAYGCSASFADSEMISGLIVNGGHTLVKDSSESDLNIVVTCSVKDSTANKMMHRINSLKSKPLVVAGCLPKAEQNTVEKITQKASLLGPNSLGKTLQVIDSTLRGIKQVALEDSDLSKVGLPKVRLNPVIGIIEIASGCMSECTFCQTKLSKGDLKSYRLGDIVRQVETEISEGCKEIWLTSTDNGCYGLDINTDLPTLINAVTEIPEDFMIRVGMMNPMYMPRIKNELIKSFDSDKVYKFLHIPVQSGSNKVLNDMKRGHTVNTVKEVVKKAKERFENFTISTDIIVGFPSETNEDFEKTFKLINEIRPDIVNLSKYSARPGTEAAEWDQIEASEVKRRSRIIFNQINKISLENNQKWIGWRGKVLFDEETSEGIKGRNEAYKSVFVKDKIKIGQTHTVEIIDATTHSILGKIVS; encoded by the coding sequence ATGGCAAAGATTTTCGTAGAAGCATACGGATGTTCTGCTAGTTTTGCAGACTCGGAAATGATTTCAGGATTAATTGTAAACGGAGGTCATACACTAGTCAAAGATTCTTCAGAATCAGATTTGAACATAGTAGTAACATGTTCGGTAAAAGATTCAACTGCAAATAAAATGATGCATCGAATTAATTCTCTAAAATCAAAACCGTTAGTTGTAGCAGGTTGTCTTCCAAAAGCTGAACAAAACACAGTAGAAAAGATCACTCAAAAAGCAAGCTTGCTAGGACCAAACTCATTAGGAAAGACATTACAAGTTATAGATTCAACATTAAGAGGAATAAAACAGGTAGCACTAGAAGATTCTGATCTATCAAAAGTAGGATTACCAAAAGTAAGATTGAATCCAGTAATCGGAATTATTGAAATTGCAAGTGGTTGTATGAGTGAATGTACTTTTTGTCAGACCAAATTATCTAAAGGCGATCTCAAGAGTTACAGATTAGGAGATATCGTCAGACAGGTTGAAACTGAAATAAGTGAAGGATGTAAAGAAATTTGGTTAACTTCTACAGATAATGGATGTTATGGTTTGGATATCAATACCGATTTGCCTACTTTGATAAATGCTGTAACAGAGATTCCAGAGGATTTTATGATAAGAGTAGGTATGATGAACCCAATGTACATGCCAAGAATAAAGAATGAACTGATAAAGTCATTTGATAGCGATAAAGTTTACAAATTTCTACACATACCTGTACAGAGCGGCAGTAACAAAGTCCTAAACGATATGAAACGAGGCCATACTGTAAACACGGTCAAGGAAGTAGTAAAAAAAGCCAAAGAAAGATTTGAAAACTTTACAATTTCAACTGATATCATAGTAGGATTTCCATCAGAAACAAATGAAGATTTTGAGAAAACATTCAAACTCATTAATGAAATACGCCCAGACATCGTGAATCTTTCAAAGTATAGTGCAAGGCCAGGTACAGAAGCTGCAGAATGGGATCAGATAGAAGCATCAGAAGTAAAAAGAAGAAGCAGAATCATCTTCAATCAAATAAATAAAATTTCATTAGAGAATAACCAAAAATGGATCGGTTGGAGAGGCAAAGTTTTGTTTGATGAAGAGACTAGCGAGGGCATCAAAGGAAGAAACGAGGCATACAAATCAGTATTTGTTAAAGACAAAATCAAGATCGGCCAGACTCATACAGTCGAAATAATAGATGCAACTACGCATAGTATTCTTGGAAAGATCGTAAGCTAA